The DNA region ttaatgttatgaagaaattgtattataaatgcgaaattgtCTTATATTcctagtataattttgtatCCGAATATAGATCAAAAACATatcataataagtattatagaGACAAAAGTTTATCAAGAAATTATGTATCGAAAACAGATCAATTTATCGACAGAACTAGATAATATACTCCCGCCTCCCCCCAAAATAAACTGGTCGCAGTAACATTCTTTACTCAACAGCAAAACGTATTTGGTTTAGTTTTCACGAACAACCACCTGATTTCAAGTTGGGAGGTCCAAGGCAAATGTGTTGGAACTTACACCGAATATTTCCCACCTGGAAACGAAAACCAGGGCCTGCCAGACCAAAaaataaaggaatatttttgtcAGTCTTTCATATAAAATAGTTCCGTTTTGTATACAGAgtgttattaatgaataaaatatactttaactCTTAGGTCAAACGGTACCACACAAACATAGCGTGTAGTTTTTTTAAGTGAATTACCTTAAACATTGGTTTTCCATCAATAtactattttttcaattatatccaACACTCcactataaaaattgaaaacgGTACATATTTAGTCAAGGTAAGAATTCTTAGATAATAAAGGTCTCCTAATATTCTGTCAAACGCAATTTCATACAAAAGATCATTCATTAGTTGTAGGAAAATGCGCGTAATCACAATTTACTGCATTCCGCCGGCGTTAGTAGTGTGAcgaactatataaatatttcaaccaGTATAAGTTATATTAGACCGcccaaaatattatacataacaaTAGTCCTTAATGGACCACCCTGTACATTGAGTACCAAACTCCGCATGACCAATTCAAGAATCGCCTTGTCCTAAAGATTTTATACACAGAGACTCTGTCTCAGGACCTAGCTTCCTGACACATTGCTTATCCTTCTTTCACAGTTCTTTGTTCAAGGGATCAAAATATGTGCTCAATTTTTATTACGGCCTTCATTTTCGGGATCATGGTATTCAgattattattttcgtatttttttttttaaatattttgtgatgtgaaattaataatgttttgttggCAAGTGTATTTATCAGAATATCATAATTTCTTTCCAAATGTATCAAACCTATTTTCATCGACACTTTGAAGTTAAACTTATAATTGAAGTGCCGTAAATGAGGCGAATAGGAATTAAGGaaactttaaattatgttttaagattctactacaatttaaaacttcagtttttttttcgaaGTTAAATGATTTCGGAATTTTTGAAGTTCGTGAGTCTATTGGGTCTGTTTGGTTCTAACCCAAAATACAACTTAAAGCCACTGATTTAGGCCATACATTATCTGCCAATCAGTTCAATGCCaagaattttattcattatccCCATTTACACATTTTGATCCTTCGAGCCGGAACTGGCGAACCCCACCCCATTCTACATTTAAACGCGCAGTATCTCAGTGTGCCTGTTGTAACATATGGCGATCCAGTCTGGTTGTGTGGCGCCCCACTGTATTTGATTCACTTCACCCTCGGCTGCGGTATAGGCCAGGATGGGGTCTTCTATTGCGCGCGGCATTTGTTGTATGTCCCATATTAGCGCCTGATGGTCGTCGCCCGCTGTGCAAATGTGGCACGAGCTGAATGGACAGAATAAATACTTAATCATGATGAGAATAGATTTAGAATGAGTATATGGAATttggatatttatttgttatttttgtttttaggaTGTTTTTTGCTAGTATGTCATTGGATAACTGCTGGATACATGGTAATGACGAGCCAGACACTTGTTCCCATAGTTGTTTGGGGTCACTTGGCATAATTAATGACATAGTCAGGGTCACCGCGTCCCTTTCGTTGAATGTTACAATGTACTTGATTATCGGGTTTAGTGTAGTTATCTATCTACAATAGAatcaaatttagttttattcttAAACAACTTTAGACTAACAATTTAATTGCGCAAGAATTTCAAGATTCATTAACACTAGTggcaattcaaaataaatgcgACTTGTTGTAAGTCTTGCAAgtttcaaaatttacaaaagtCAGCCTGCGGTGATTGTTTAGTAGTATTACTTCGAGAAGTCGCCTTCTGTATGATTTCCTAAATTACAGTCCGTTTTGACATTTAAGCTAAATGTACAAATAGTGATGGTTACCTGTGCGGCGCCCAGGCGATGCCGTTGACGCATGCGCGGTGGTTGTTGAGCCTCGCCACGGGCGTGCACGGCACGCGCACGTCCAGGATGATCACCTCGCACGCGTCCATCGCGATCGTGGCGAGGTAGTTCGGGTCCTGCTTGTTCCACGCCAGCCGGAGCAGCGGCGTGTGCTGCGGGTCCTGACAAACATTATCTAACTTGTTACTGAGGCGGACACAAGGCTTAACTTGTCATGTTGTTAAGCACACCATTGCATTCAAACTGTCGTTGTTGTTTAATATTCtgtagatttatatattaagtatgtataagAGTtgagtaaaatatagttttggcTGGTCTAAGAAATTcaaaaaaccattaaaatagtTAATGAATAAATACCGTATCCCAGCTGCGTACCTCGTATATGATGGTGGAGTGCTCGAGGTGTCGCAGGTCGAACATGCGCACGGAGCCGTCGGCGCCCACCGACGCGAACATgtcgcgcccgccgcccgcgcggCTGAACGCGATGTCGTACACCTCCTGCACACACACATATCACCACATGCCCGCTGCACTACTGCGCATGTCTCAAACATGGGGCAGTTCATGTACATAggtaagccctgtattataaccGTGttactgctgggcatgggcctctactactgagagggattaggccttagtccaccacgctggcctaatgtggattcgtaaacttcacacaccctcaatatagagaagttctcaggtatgcaggtttccttcaccggtaaaacaaactataatacACAAAACAGCAACAGCCTTGTTGGGTGTAGAATGGACTATCAAGACAAATGTTCatagattcaaatcccaagggcaaacctctaacttttctaaaattatgtgtgtatagtTTGCCAATTAGTAAATTTCCTgtcaaatattaattgaatgaaGAAATATAGTAACTAGTTTCCTGAAATATATCAAAAAGTGatttgaaattcatatcaatatgagtaattgtaattttcgtataaatagtgacaaataaataaatgatgcaCAACCAACCCTTACCTTATCATGAGCAATAAGCTGGGTCTTAACATGTCCAGACACCTCATTGACTCGTCCCAACACCTGGCCTGTCTCCAGACCCCAGATTGTACAAGTGGTGTCAATACTGCTAGTGCCGATTAGGTTGGGGTCCACTTCGTTCCAATCAAATGAGGTGAGAGGTGCACAAAAGTCTGAATTCTTGTTGTTATTGAGGACACACTCGAAGAGAGTGTATGGCTCGCCAGCGCGCCAGATTCGAAGATAGTCACCTGgtaggaaaaataaaaagcaatgttCCATTTTCAAGTTGATTCAAAAAGTAAATTAAGAGATCTGAATATTGATTATTTCTCTGATGTTTATATGTCAGGAATACATAAAAACAGATCAACcatcataaaaaatctatactcCTTGGTAGTGAATAATAGGCATTATTTATAGAAAGAGATAATCATAGCTTTGGCTTCATAGAGCATTGCCTCTTTCACTCATACCTATGCATATAGCAACCCacatgcaaattttttttttaacgaaatGACTATTTACTGTCAAGTACTGTAACAGACACTTACCGCTGGTGGCTAGTAGGTCAGGATACACCCCCTTGCTGTCAGGGATCCACATGATCTTGGTGGTGGGGTACGGATGGTCAAATGTGCTCTTAGCACTGAATTCACTTGTGTCTTCATCTAATGATATGATCTGTACctggatttaaaataatacacatcaGTTCACACCTTTATCTCAAAGGTTTAGGTAGAAGTATAATGGATGGAACCTAATTTTACTAAGCTTACATCTATCCCATTATGTTATAAGCctaaatgtagcctatagcaaaTTTTTTTAGGATCAGATCAGTAGTCTAGGATTACTCCAGTTCCTTCATATAACTTCTTGGGCATTACAAGCAAAGATTGATCAAAGTATAAATGGGATCTTGATAAAACAACTATCTATGAAAAACTTAATAGaacttaactttttttaaatgttaacaatataattacatataaaacataacttaaagAGGCTTCAAAATACAAGTAATGTCAAGGTGTGGATAAGGTCTTTTTATACTTACCTTATTATTGTATTCTTCAACAAAACTGCCCAGCGCCAGACGGAACCTCTTGTCCGGTCGCACAGACCAGTTCATGGAGTATAGAGG from Manduca sexta isolate Smith_Timp_Sample1 unplaced genomic scaffold, JHU_Msex_v1.0 HiC_scaffold_1587, whole genome shotgun sequence includes:
- the LOC119191502 gene encoding LOW QUALITY PROTEIN: DDB1- and CUL4-associated factor 7-like (The sequence of the model RefSeq protein was modified relative to this genomic sequence to represent the inferred CDS: inserted 1 base in 1 codon), translating into MSMPHSSSSTTSXSTKRKEIYKYQAPWPLYSMNWSVRPDKRFRLALGSFVEEYNNKVQIISLDEDTSEFSAKSTFDHPYPTTKIMWIPDSKGVYPDLLATSGDYLRIWRAGEPYTLFECVLNNNKNSDFCAPLTSFDWNEVDPNLIGTSSIDTTCTIWGLETGQVLGRVNEVSGHVKTQLIAHDKEVYDIAFSRAGGGRDMFASVGADGSVRMFDLRHLEHSTIIYEDPQHTPLLRLAWNKQDPNYLATIAMDACEVIILDVRVPCTPVARLNNHRACVNGIAWAPHSSCHICTAGDDHQALIWDIQQMPRAIEDPILAYTAAEGEVNQIQWGATQPDWIAICYNRHTEILRV